The following proteins are co-located in the Siansivirga zeaxanthinifaciens CC-SAMT-1 genome:
- the ruvB gene encoding Holliday junction branch migration DNA helicase RuvB, with amino-acid sequence MNENLDPTKASFTPEELDVEKKLRPLAFSDFTGQDQVLENLKIFVQAANLRDEALDHTLFHGPPGLGKTTLAHILANELNVGIKVTSGPVLDKPGDLAGLLTNLDERDVLFIDEIHRLSPIVEEYLYSAMEDYKIDIMIESGPNARTVQINLNPFTLIGATTRSGLLTAPMRARFGIQSRLQYYNTELLTTIVQRSASILNMPISMEAAIEIAGRSRGTPRIANALLRRVRDFAQIKGNGTIDIAIAKFALKALNVDAYGLDEMDNKILVTIIDKFKGGPVGITTLATAVSESAETIEEVYEPFLIQQGFIMRTPRGREVTEQAYKHLGKIKGGIQGGLF; translated from the coding sequence ATGAATGAAAACCTAGATCCAACAAAAGCAAGTTTTACACCCGAAGAGTTAGATGTCGAAAAGAAATTAAGACCTCTGGCCTTTAGCGATTTTACAGGTCAAGATCAAGTACTTGAAAATTTAAAAATATTTGTTCAAGCAGCAAACCTGCGTGACGAGGCTTTAGATCACACATTGTTTCATGGCCCACCTGGTTTAGGAAAAACAACTTTAGCACACATACTAGCTAACGAACTTAATGTAGGTATAAAAGTAACATCGGGTCCTGTTTTAGATAAGCCCGGAGACCTAGCTGGTTTGTTAACAAATTTAGACGAACGTGATGTGCTTTTTATTGATGAAATACACCGGCTTAGCCCCATAGTTGAAGAGTATTTATATTCCGCTATGGAAGACTATAAAATCGATATCATGATAGAGTCTGGGCCCAACGCAAGAACCGTTCAAATAAATCTTAATCCCTTTACATTAATTGGCGCCACAACGCGCTCCGGATTGTTAACAGCACCCATGCGTGCCCGTTTTGGTATTCAAAGCAGATTACAATATTACAACACCGAATTATTAACAACCATTGTGCAACGAAGCGCTTCCATTTTAAATATGCCCATATCTATGGAGGCTGCCATAGAAATTGCAGGCCGAAGCCGAGGTACACCTCGTATTGCGAATGCCTTATTGCGTAGAGTTCGAGATTTTGCTCAAATAAAAGGCAATGGAACCATAGATATCGCCATAGCAAAATTTGCCTTAAAAGCGCTAAATGTTGACGCTTACGGTCTAGATGAAATGGACAATAAAATACTCGTAACCATTATCGATAAGTTTAAAGGAGGGCCCGTAGGTATAACAACGCTTGCCACCGCAGTTAGCGAAAGTGCCGAAACCATCGAAGAGGTTTACGAGCCATTCTTAATTCAGCAAGGGTTTATTATGCGTACACCTCGAGGCCGCGAAGTTACCGAACAAGCCTATAAACATTTAGGAAAAATTAAAGGAGGCATTCAAGGCGGTTTATTTTAG
- a CDS encoding LacI family DNA-binding transcriptional regulator, producing MKPVTLKQIAEHLNISVTTVSKALKDYPDVSPKTKALVKELAKTLNYKPNAFAVNLRTKESKTIGLIIPVIVHHFFSSVIKGIISQAEKKGYLVIILQSNESYELEKKQIDLLMSHRVDGILISLANGTANFNHLNEVIAQDKPLVMFDKIAKIVKCSKVIIDDRKAAYIATQHLIDTGCKRIAHFRGALLPQNSIDRFLGYKKALLDNNMPYDPSLVYICECGDMSFEEGKKNAQQLLKDHNDVDGIFINTDLVAIGAMTEFNKQGVKMPDDIAIVGFSNWFMSSVISPTLTTIDQPGYLMGKTAFKQLYKEIKQRKNNKPVVFKDIVLDTDLVKRESTKTVS from the coding sequence ATGAAACCCGTTACCCTAAAACAAATAGCAGAGCACTTAAACATTTCTGTAACAACCGTTTCTAAAGCGTTAAAAGATTATCCCGATGTAAGCCCAAAAACAAAAGCGCTTGTTAAAGAACTTGCTAAGACTTTAAACTATAAACCCAATGCCTTTGCCGTTAATTTACGCACCAAAGAATCTAAAACCATAGGGTTAATAATACCCGTTATTGTTCATCACTTTTTTTCGAGTGTTATTAAAGGTATCATATCACAGGCAGAAAAAAAAGGGTATCTGGTTATCATACTGCAATCGAATGAATCGTACGAATTAGAAAAAAAGCAAATCGATTTACTAATGAGTCATCGTGTCGATGGCATACTCATTTCATTGGCCAACGGTACCGCCAACTTTAATCACTTAAACGAAGTTATTGCTCAAGACAAACCACTAGTCATGTTCGATAAAATTGCAAAAATTGTAAAATGCTCAAAAGTTATCATAGACGACCGTAAAGCGGCTTACATAGCTACACAACATTTAATAGATACCGGTTGTAAACGCATCGCCCATTTTCGGGGTGCTTTGTTGCCACAAAATTCTATCGATCGGTTTTTAGGGTATAAAAAAGCCCTTTTAGACAATAATATGCCCTACGACCCCTCGCTGGTTTACATTTGCGAGTGTGGCGATATGAGTTTTGAAGAAGGCAAAAAAAATGCCCAACAATTACTTAAAGACCACAACGATGTCGATGGCATCTTTATAAACACCGATTTGGTTGCCATTGGCGCCATGACCGAATTTAACAAACAAGGCGTAAAAATGCCCGACGACATCGCCATTGTAGGGTTTAGCAACTGGTTTATGTCTTCGGTAATTTCGCCAACCCTAACCACCATAGACCAACCCGGTTACTTAATGGGCAAAACAGCCTTTAAGCAACTTTACAAAGAAATTAAACAACGAAAAAATAACAAACCTGTGGTTTTTAAAGACATTGTTTTAGACACCGACCTCGTAAAACGCGAATCTACAAAAACCGTATCTTAA
- the queG gene encoding tRNA epoxyqueuosine(34) reductase QueG → MYNKQTNTERIKTEAKRLGFLSCGISKAGFLEEEAPRLERWLNKNMHGQMHYMENHFDKRLDPTKLVEDSKSVISLLINYFPEDTQTDASFKISKYAYGTDYHYVIKDKLKQLLHFIQENIGDVYGRAFVDSAPVLDKAWASKSGLGWIGKNSNLLTQQVGSFYFIAELIVDLDLEYDLPTTNHCGTCAACIDACPTQAITEPYVVDGSKCISYFTIELKENIPTEFKDKMDDWMFGCDVCQDVCPWNRFSKPHKEPLFNPHPELLSMTKKDWEDITEDVFKKVFKDSAVKRTKFSGLKRNIDFLK, encoded by the coding sequence ATGTACAACAAACAAACAAATACAGAACGTATTAAAACCGAAGCCAAACGCCTCGGTTTTTTGTCGTGTGGTATAAGCAAAGCAGGTTTTTTAGAAGAAGAAGCACCCCGTTTAGAACGCTGGTTAAATAAAAACATGCACGGGCAAATGCATTACATGGAAAATCATTTTGATAAGCGTTTAGACCCAACTAAATTGGTAGAAGATTCTAAAAGCGTTATCTCCTTACTAATAAATTATTTTCCCGAAGACACTCAAACCGACGCCAGTTTTAAAATATCTAAATATGCTTATGGCACCGATTATCATTATGTAATTAAAGATAAATTAAAACAACTATTACATTTTATTCAAGAAAACATAGGCGATGTGTATGGTCGAGCTTTTGTAGATTCGGCACCAGTTTTAGATAAAGCTTGGGCTTCTAAAAGTGGTTTAGGCTGGATAGGAAAAAACAGTAATTTATTAACGCAGCAAGTAGGCTCGTTTTATTTTATTGCCGAATTAATTGTTGATTTAGATTTAGAATACGATTTACCAACAACCAATCACTGTGGTACTTGTGCCGCATGTATAGATGCCTGTCCAACGCAAGCCATTACAGAACCTTATGTGGTAGATGGTAGCAAATGTATTTCTTACTTTACTATAGAATTAAAAGAAAATATTCCAACCGAATTTAAAGATAAAATGGACGATTGGATGTTTGGTTGCGATGTGTGCCAGGATGTTTGTCCGTGGAATCGATTTTCTAAGCCTCATAAAGAGCCACTTTTTAATCCGCATCCCGAATTACTTTCCATGACTAAAAAAGACTGGGAAGACATTACCGAAGATGTTTTTAAAAAAGTATTTAAAGATTCGGCAGTAAAACGTACTAAGTTTTCTGGGTTAAAACGAAATATCGATTTTTTAAAATAA